The following are encoded in a window of Alosa sapidissima isolate fAloSap1 chromosome 12, fAloSap1.pri, whole genome shotgun sequence genomic DNA:
- the LOC121678151 gene encoding serine-rich adhesin for platelets-like isoform X15 yields the protein MPVGKSKPCRRRSVIVPYGLKTWLECLAMAVAKECPKCMRRFIAKYCQELMEYRNENPMMDIRDLVLTYQSLRENRRSLKKHYHVDGQYSQFKCFSWCTTLSSCDAHNVQAEIQRTERTDDMGQSVAIETSTASKDLISCHSEDVSKAIGLYMSQPGKENEQGPSATTSEAIPDVVVHNKAPALVPTPNLSRAPSGDLQDGNVVEKELGCQATDRLTYQQSTDISRSPSEELLSEYEQLSDGEFEIGAQHVSAIAVRYLSETMMEYEQFSEGGFGIATQKISDVSLQEITSSEERMSDESYGSPKLSPMSSSESAVRVASPLQTVEFHHLRDNKHEIDVRASAEQLDLTSSCMLYRSSYDSLSEEEESAESATILERSHSEAVLRTISLEERLNRQEERSKEETYFSGVTDETLLDDGEEDADLVVLYEAPSDECVVSSENSEISADVCGDLSPTQEGASVSVHSSFMVTKGSVVMGTTPSVRCLTLSPVSSDVKKEVCASGNNLSSIPPSAVMELPDVSGDVNIPREEDMTSQHVATEIKRHIPLRPSSESINFASSWDQARLHSSSKPRVKDLSRLSSLTRQSNRTTLNEKEGSASGFTEDHLSTMAHTESSITVLFENSDEDVDDESESLAVAESLAEYHSIPEVVIVHKAPSFEELPETDEEDLHRSESSVGRPDSLSGAQGSQSSVTSPTMSVGAENTDGTPYVVIIHKAPSEKDLPDTPFTPGVENMVGSGSALAEDVARLPLVHDKLPPKAPHQSEEKSSEAETAANPPAKTLYDEVVGDALKTSESLRSPRLGPTSSCILEAAKDSDTTTHVVIIHKASSGEGFPEVSITSNVESVGPQSSLKWVPSANESVTSSGTQSLNERDKSVSSVTTKSPRLTPQRSKGDVSRTTSSDRLSVSASGLNEDIYEVQLSVDTEKDSVGQSVKDSVGTANSAERLRDSSCISGALEISVSNSCVIFSSNDDDIAFENGSSTLHSDHYHSLTKSDTSAECCATLNERFNEMPVDDTLEMRTASLQQSSEGIQFSSISKDAEEADYSPNVVNISREKLPESGVTLGLLEKVPFAASKKTEDDTLDVHNSRIDTVFVGPSEAAEQRVAYVRTPSEDEISTDISVVIRSDSKLSPRHLSGDVSERVSSEHLQVSTSGLWSTPGMSAEDISEPTLSIQEVILDNTSGVVKCSSHIKLDREPSELTTTKESSTVTSSEKSVETSFDGTTEAKMASSQSSSERIQSNCILEAVEVAEIIPHVVIHKAPSGAELTETGSSCSLGHGSLSATDSLDVQKSVSGTSVVAPPESTEERVAYIRTPSQDEISGEVSVVIVRSPRVSPHHSIGDISKRASSEQLQVPNSGLASTPTVLVEDTTELLISHEDVSSEKTLDIAQCSSDSILEREEACEMATTRASPPPPTPSGQHIAEIVKSDERLKSPVLSPRSSWASEKSNKISVDGMLEVTLTSSQPSLESIQPPSMLKSADDSEMSPHILIIQKEPSIVENPESDMTTGVLVRIPPAASKIAQDDVKHLAYDTLDVEKSESDTAVVASPEKEQRTVYIRIPSQDEICAEVSVVSIKSPQLSPRHSSGNVSERVSTEHLQVSTSGLVSAPTVPTSAKDVSEDTFKMQANGIGSPITSSTFSEGSFHLDPSQGFSPVRSPSAILLKTKDHLKEAKISCEEMLAQDTTKILSQEKIPSPGLSPMVSEIIGVWCDNLSEEQQDETDESLEGLFLKWPRKACVSAESLDLETETDINEVAIVEEVHQQSSKTDFAENLKNTIPAATTISATALIAPSTRIPSKDSVEVMPTLSREKITFPRLSPKSSYVLQRSSPDGHQSRCLSPLSSSVRGHSPERLESPRSSPVTEFLSSVEWATQTSRSSLPIIDKATQMSRTSLLLISQASQTSRTLLAGAKQESRPSFPSVDQETQISWTLPQGIDKRTQISRTPVTSSDQGSQMSSVNLHNQGTQMIIPQEVSVTETTVDSRKLTCQSSSAGNWDDGKQSAHDISPGGFKEAEETQKDKIWTLYHLGQKNDEGLLSTQVLSEPPFNGEAYIRNFGTGAVLLSERRRERLKPLSAPIRGRLVSASAFKPGQRPSSLGPSEVVIRPPHPPSRSSSTLPDYVLVVDTETVNLDNFFNAPGTNQVQTNPLAWMSSQF from the exons ATGCCGGTGGGAAAGTCCAAGCCATGTCGCCGGCGCAGTGTTATTGTTCCCTACGGACTCAAAACTTGGCTGGAATGTCTCGCCATGGCTGTAGCGAAGGAATGTCCCAAATGCATGAGGCGTTTCATTGCAAAGTACTGTCAAGAGCTCATGGAGTACAGAAATG AAAACCCCATGATGGACATCAGGGATCTTGTCTTAACATACCAGAGTTTAAGAG AGAACAGAAGATCTTTAAAAAAGCATTATCATGTGGATGGACAATATTCCCAATTTAAATGTTTTAGCTGGTGCACAACACTTTCTTCCTGTGATGCCCATAACGTCCAAGCAGAGATCCAAAGAACTGAACGGACAGATGATATGGGGCAGTCTGTGGCCATCGAGACATCTACCGCATCAAAAGATTTGATCAGTTGTCATTCCGAAGATGTCTCTAAAGCTATTGGGCTGTATATGAGTCAGCCTGGCAAAGAGAATGAACAAGGGCCTTCTGCTACCACCTCTGAAGCAATCCCTGATGTTGTGGTCCACAATAAGGCACCCGCGTTGGTACCCACACCAAATCTGAGCCGAGCTCCATCAGGGGACCTTCAGGATGGCAATGTGGTTGAGAAGGAATTAGGTTGCCAAGCTACAGACAGACTAACTTACCAACAAAGCACTGATATATCTAGAAGCCCCTCAGAAGAACTcttgagtgaatatgaacagcTTTCAGATGGTGAATTTGAGATTGGTGCACAGCATGTGTCGGCGATTGCAGTCAGATATCTGTCAGAAACCATGATGGAATATGAACAGTTTTCAGAGGGTGGATTTGGGATTGCTACACAAAAGATTTCCGATGTGTCATTGCAAGAAATAACCAGTAGTGAAGAAAGAATGTCAGATGAGAGTTATGGATCTCCAAAATTATCTCCCATGTCATCCAGTGAATCAG CTGTCCGAGTGGCATCACCTCTACAGACAGTTGAGTTCCATCATCTGAGAGACAACAAACATGAGATTGATGTGAGAGCATCTGCTGAACAACTTGATTTGACTTCAAGCTGCATGCTGTACAGATCCTCATATGACTCACTgtcagaggaggaggaatcgGCTGAATCGGCTACGATTTTAGAAAGGTCTCACAGCGAAGCAGTACTGAGGACGATCAGCCTGGAAGAGAGA CTGAACAGACAAGAAGAAAGATCAAAAGAGGAAACTTATTTTTCAGGAGTAACAGATGAAACTCTACTGGATGATGGTGAAGAGGATGCTGATTTAGTTGTCCTCTATGAAGCGCCCTCAGATGAATGTGTAGTTTCATCTGAGAATTCAGAAA TTTCAGCGGATGTGTGTGGAGACCTGTCGCCAACTCAGGAAGGCGCCTCAGTTTCTGTGCATTCCAGTTTCATGGTCACAAAAGGCAGTGTTGTAATGGGAACTACACCTTCAGTGCGATGTCTCACATTGTCTCCTGTGTCATCAGATGTTAAGA AAGAAGTTTGTGCGAGTGGAAATAACTTATCCAGTATCCCACCTTCAGCAGTTATGGAACTACCTGATGTCTCTGGAGATGTCAATATTCCAAGGGAAGAGGACATGACAAGTCAACATGTTGCCACTGAGATAAAGAGACACATCCCTTTGAGACCTTCTTCAGAGAGCATTAATTTTGCCTCAAGTTGGGACCAGGCCAGACTACATTCTAGTTCTAAGCCAAGAGTGAAAGACCTTTCAAGATTATCATCTCTAACAAGACAATCAAACAGAACTACATTAAATGAGAAAGAGGGTTCAGCAAGTGGTTTCACTGAAGACCATCTGAGCACAATGGCACATACAGAGTCTTCTATCACAGTACTCTTTGAGAATTCAGACGAAGATGTTGATGATGAAAGTGAATCCTTAGCTGTTGCTGAAAGTTTAGCAGAGTATCATTCCATTCCGGAGGTGGTGATTGTCCACAAAGCTCCATCATTTGAGGAACTGCCTGAGACAGATGAGGAGGACCTTCATAGATCAGAGTCCTCTGTGGGGAGGCCTGATTCTCTCAGTGGTGCACAGGGATCCCAATCTAGTGTAACGTCTCCCACAATGTCAG TGGGTGCTGAAAATACAGATGGGACACCATATGTGGTGATCATTCACAAAGCTCCTTCTGAGAAAGACCTTCCTGATACTCCGTTTACACCAGGAGTAGAAAATATGGTTGGATCTGGATCAGCTTTAG CAGAAGATGTCGCTAGATTACCATTGGTTCATGATAAACTACCACCAAAGGCGCCACATCAGTCAGAGGAGAAATCATCTGAAGCAGAAACGGCTGCAAATCCACCAGCAAAGACATTGTATGATGAGGTTGTTGGAGATGCATTGAAAACATCAGAGAGCCTTAGATCTCCTAGATTAGGACCAACGTCATCTTGCATATTAG AAGCTGCTAAAGACTCAGACACTACTACCCATGTGGTAATCATTCATAAAGCTTCCTCTGGCGAGGGTTTTCCTGAAGTTAGCATTACATCTAATGTTGAGAGTGTTGGGCCACAGTCCTCTCTGAAGTGGGTGCCATCAGCAAATGAAAGTGTGACCTCTTCTGGAACACAGAGTTTAAATGAAAGAGATAAAAGTGTCTCATCAGTGACAACCAAATCCCCAAGATTGACTCCGCAGCGTTCAAAGGGAGATGTTTCTAGAACAACATCATCAGATCGCCTCAGTGTTTCAGCCTCTGGCTTGAATGAAGATATCTATGAAGTTCAATTGAGTGTTGACACTGAAAAGGACTCTGTTGGACAAAGTGTAAAGGACTCTGTTGGAACAGCCAATTCAGCGGAGAGACTCAGAGACTCATCTTGCATATCTGGTGCACTCGAAATATCAG TTTCAAACAGTTGTGTTATATTTTCATCTAATGATGATGACATTGCATTTGAAAATGGATCCTCCACCCTACATTCAGATCATTACCACTCACTCACCAAGTCAGACACTAGTGCAGAGTGTTGTGCTACACTAAATG AGAGATTTAATGAAATGCCAGTTGATGATACACTTGAAATGAGAACAGCATCCTTACAACAAAGCTCCGAAGGAATTCAGTTCTCTTCCATATCAAAAGATGCTGAAGAGGCTGACTATTCACCTAATGTGGTAAACATCTCTAGAGAGAAACTTCCTGAATCTGGTGTAACATTGGGACTGTTGGAGAAAGTGCCGTTTGCGGCCTCCAAAAAAACAGAGGATGATACTTTGGATGTtcacaattcaagaattgacACGGTTTTTGTAGGCCCATCTGAAGCAGCAGAGCAAAGAGTTGCTTATGTAAGGACACCTAGTGAAGATGAAATCAGTACAGACATTTCAGTAGTTATCAGATCAGACTCAAAACTATCTCCTCGCCATTTAAGTGGAGATGTCTCTGAGAGAGTTTCCTCCGAGCACCTTCAGGTGTCAACCTCTGGCCTGTGGTCAACTCCTGGTATGTCAGCGGAAGACATTTCTGAACCAACTTTGAGTATTCAGGAAGTGATTTTAGACAACACATCAGGTGTAGTTAAATGTTCAAGCCACATTAAACTGGATAGGGAACCATCTGAATTGACAACAACGAAAGAATCTTCAACTGTTACATCAAGTG AAAAGTCAGTTGAAACTTCATTTGATGGTACAACTGAAGCTAAAATGGCGTCATCACAATCAAGTTCAGAAAGAATTCAGTCCAATTGCATTTTGGAGGCTGTTGAAGTGGCAGAAATTATTCCTCATGTGGTAATTCATAAGGCACCTTCTGGGGCAGAACTTACTGAAACTGGTAGTTCATGCTCATTAGGTCATGGAAGCCTTTCAGCCACCGATAGTTTAGATGTTCAGAAGTCAGTAAGTGGCACTTCTGTTGTAGCACCACCTGAATCAACAGAGGAAAGAGTTGCTTATATAAGGACACCCAGTCAAGATGAAATCAGTGGTGAAGTTTCAGTAGTTATAGTCAGATCCCCAAGAGTGTCTCCTCACCATTCAATTGGAGATATCTCTAAGAGAGCTTCCTCCGAGCAGCTTCAGGTGCCAAACTCTGGCCTGGCATCCACTCCCACAGTGTTAGTAGAAGACACTACTGAACTGCTGATAAGTCATGAGGACGTGTCTTCAGAGAAAACATTAGACATAGCTCAATGTTCAAGTGACAGTATATTAGAGAGGGAGGAGGCATGCGAGATGGCAACAACCAgagcatcaccaccaccacctacacCAAGTGGCCAGCACATCGCTGAGATAGTGAAGTCAGATGAGAGACTCAAATCTCCAGTGTTATCCCCCAGATCGTCATGGGCATCTG AGAAATCAAATAAAATTTCAGTTGATGGTATGCTTGAAGTGACGTTGACATCTTCACAGCCAAGCTTAGAAAGTATTCAACCCCCTTCCATGTTGAAAAGCGCTGACGATTCAGAAATGAGTCCTCATATTTTGATTATTCAGAAGGAACCCTCAATAGTGGAAAATCCTGAATCTGATATGACAACAGGGGTGTTGGTGAGAATACCACCTGCAGCTTCCAAAATTGCACAGGATGATGTAAAACATTTAGCCTATGACACTTTGGATGTTGAGAAGTCAGAAAGTGACACTGCTGTCGTGGCATCACCTGAAAAAGAACAAAGAACTGTTTATATACGGATACCTAGTCAAGATGAAATATGTGCTGAAGTTTCAGTAGTAAGTATCAAATCTCCACAATTGTCTCCTCGCCATTCAAGTGGAAATGTCTCTGAGAGAGTTTCCACAGAGCACCTTCAAGTGTCAACCTCTGGCCTGGTGTCAGCTCCCACTGTCCCAACGTCAGCAAAAGACGTTTCAGAGGACACTTTCAAGATGCAAGCAAATGGAATTGGATCTCCCATAACATCATCAACATTCAGTGAAGGATCTTTTCACCTGGATCCATCACAGGGTTTCAGCCCAGTCAGAAGTCCCTCTGCTATCCTTCTAAAAACAAAAGATCATCTGAAAGAAGCTAAAATATCTTGTGAGGAGATGCTGGCACAGGACACAACTAAAATATTGTCTCAAGAAAAGATTCCATCCCCAGGATTATCCCCTATGGTCTCTGAAATTATAGGTGTCTGGTGTG ACAATTTATCTGAAGAGCAGCAGGATGAAACGGATGAATCACTGGAAGGCCTGTTCCTTAAGTGGCCTAGAAAAGCATGTGTGTCAG CAGAGTCATTGGACTTGGAAACTGAAACTGACATAAATGAAGTGGCAATTGTGGAGGAAGTGCATCAGCAGTCTTCCAAAACCGACTTCGCTGAAAATCTAAAAAACACCATACCTGCTGCAACAACAATATCTGCTACAGCCTTGATAGCACCTTCTACTAGAATACCAAGTAAAGACAGTGTAGAGGTGATGCCAACACTATCAAGAGAGAAAATCACATTTCCTAGATTGTCTCCTAAATCATCCTATGTTCTAC AGAGGTCGTCTCCTGATGGACATCAAAGCAGATGTCTATCACCACTGTCAAGCAGCGTAAGAGGCCATTCCCCAGAGAGACTGGAATCTCCTCGGTCATCGCCAGTCACAG AGTTTCTGTCCTCAGTTGAATGGGCAACACAGACTTCCAGATCATCACTCCCTATTATTGATAAAGCCACACAGATGTCTAGAACCTCACTCCTATTAATCAGTCAAGCCTCTCAAACATCAAGAACACTGCTAGCAGGGGCTAAGCAAGAATCAAGACCATCATTTCCATCTGTTGATCAAGAGACTCAGATATCCTGGACATTGCCTCAGGGTATTGATAAGAGAACTCAGATATCAAGAACACCAGTGACATCTTCTGACCAGGGCTCACAAATGTCATCAGTCAATCTGCACAATCAGGGCACACAGATGATTATTCCGCAAGAGGTGTCAGTAACTGAAACGACTGTTGACTCAAGGAAATTGACTTGCCAATCCTCATCAGCTGGTAATTGGG ATGATGGAAAGCAGTCTGCACATGATATCAGTCCTGGAGGTTTTAAGGAGGCTGAAGAAACGCAGAAGGATAAGATATGGACTCTCTACCACTTAGGACAAAAGAACGATGAAGGGTTGTTGTCCACACAAGTACTGTCTGAACCTCCATTTAATGGAGAGGCCTACATCCGAAACTTTGGGACAGGGGCTGTCCTTCTCTCAGAGCGGcgtagagagagactgaaaccaCTTTCAGCCCCTATTAGGGGGAGGCTAGTTTCAGCCAGTGCTTTTAAGCCTGGGCAGAGGCCATCCTCCCTCGGACCTAGTGAAGTGGTCATCCGGCCCCCTCATCCACCAAGCAGGTCCTCCTCAACTCTGCCTGACTATGTGTTGGTGGTGGACACTGAGACTGTTAATCTGGACAATTTCTTTAATGCACCAGGAACAAACCAAGTCCAAACAAATCCCTTGGCTTGGATGTCCAGTCAATTTTGA